ACAAGATGAACATGGCGAACTCCCTGGAGCTTCGCGTGCCGTTCCTGGACCGCGAGGTGTTCGAAGTCGCTCAGACCATCCCGTTCGACCAGAAGATCGCCCACGGCACCACCAAGTACGCGCTGCGCAAGGCGATGGAGCAGATCGTCCCGGAGCACGTGTTGCACCGCAAGAAGCTGGGCTTCCCGGTGCCGATGCGCCACTGGCTGGCTGGTGACGAGCTGTACGGCTGGGCGCAGGACACCATCGAGCAATCGCTTACCGACGACATTTTCAACAAGCGCGAAGTGCTGGAAATGCTCAAGGAGCACCGCGACGGGGTGTCCGACCACTCGCGCCGCCTGTGGACCGTGCTTGCGTTCATGGTGTGGCACGGCATCTTTGTGGAAGAGCGCATCGATCCCCAGATCGAGCACAAGGACTACCCGGTCAAGCTCTAGTGAAAACCGCGACGAAGATCTGGCGGGCGCTGGGCGCGCTGGCGCTTGTCGTGCTTTTGCTCGCCGGAGTGGGGTTCTACCTTTACGGTCCCATTCTGACCGCGAAACTCACTGGCTCGGCACGGTTCTTCGGCACCGATACGCCGAAGCGCTACGCGGAGACTGTTCTCCAGCTCACGGACTTGGGTGTGTACGCGGATTCCCCTGCGCACTCCGAAGCCCGGGCAGCCGCCTTGGACGCGTCCGCGAGTGCGTCCAGCCGCGAAGAGCTGTACCCGCTGCTAGACACCGCAGTCGACGCCGCGGGCGGGAAGCATTCCATACTGCTGCGACCGGGAGAGGACGTGCAGGAGGATGAGGGCACGGGTTCCGCCAGCACCGTGGGTGTGGAGCTGGACGGGGGCGTTGCCGTGGCCACCGTCCCGGCGGTCTCGCGTCACGACGACGGGCAGCGCTACGCCGACACACTCGGCGAAGGCCTAGCTGCTACGAGGGACGCCGGCGCATGCGGCGCGATTGTGGATCTGCGCGGTAACACCGGCGGCAACATGTACCCCATGCTGGCGGGCGTGTCTCCGCTGCTTCCGGACGGCCCCGCGTTTTACTTCCAATTCGCGTTGGGAGACATGGCGGTAGAGGTCGATGGAAACACGGTCTCCCCCGCCGGTATGGCGCTAAGCCAGCCCGCAGGAAAATGGGATGCGCCGGTTGCGGTGTTGGTGGATGACCAGACGGGTTCCTCCGGCGAAGCAACCATGCTGGCGTTCCGCGGATTGGAGCGCTCGCGCAGCTTCGGCTCCCCCACCGCCGGCTACGCGTCCGCTAACTCCGTCTTCGATTTCCCGGACGGCAGCGTGCTTCTGATCACGCAGGCCTGGGACAAGGCTCGGACCGGGGAGGTGTTCGGCGAGGATCCCATTGCGCCGGACACCGATGCCAACCCGGGCGAAGCAATGCCGGCAGCCAGGGAGTGGCTGCGCGGCGAATTCGGGTGCGGCTAGCGCTTAGTTAAAGGAATCGCCGCAGGCGCAGGCGCCGCCAGCGTTCGGGTTGTCGATGGTGAAGCCCTGCTGCTCGATGGTGTCAGCGAAGTCGATGGTTGCGCCGGTGAGGTATGGCACGCTCATCTTGTCCACAACCAGGCGCACGCCGCCAACCTCATCGGCCTTGTCGCCGTCCAGGTCACGGTCATCAAAGTAGAGCTGGTAGCGCAGACCGGCGCAGCCACCCGGCTGCACGGCGATGCGCAGGGAAAGGTCGTTGCGGCCTTCCTGGTCCAGCAGGGCCTTCGCCTTGGCCGCAGCGGCCTCGGTCAGGATCACGCCAGTGGTAGAGGTAGGTGCAGACATTAGGTTCTCCTTAGCTAGTTCTGGAGCGTGGCCCCAGGGTACTCCAACTAGGCGGTGCAACCACGAGCCGGTGTCTTGTATTCCACCGACGCTTCCGCGCACCGGCTCTTCCCCTCGCCAGGTGGGCTTGTAGCCTAGAGGGCGTGAAACTCCCTTGGCAGAAATCCGAGCAGACCGCTGGCGGGTCGACGAAGGTCGAGTTGCCTGACACGGGCACCAAAGCCGCAGCTGCAACCGACGGTGCGGAAGAGGCACCCAAGCTTCCGAAGGGCTACACCCCGCCGAAGGGAAGGCCTACGCCGAAGCGCCATGACCAAGAGGTCAAGCGCGGTGTGGTGCGTGACCCGAACGCGATGACGCCGGCACAGCAGAATCAGCGCAACAAAGAGCTGAAGAAGTCCATGTCCAAAGAGGAGTGGAAAGCATACAAGAAGGAGCAGCGCGAGCAGAACCGCGCCGCAAGCCGGGACCTGCAGGCAAAGATCGACGCTGGCGATGAGCGTTACCTGATGGAGCGGGACAAGGGCGAGGTCCGCCGCTTCGTGCGCGACTGGGTGGATTCCCGCCGCTTCTTCAACAACTACGTCATGCCGCTCGCGCTGGTGCTGCTGTTCATCCTGCTCATCGGCACTTGGCTGCCGCGCGTTGCGGCCTTCCTCTCCCCGATCACGCTGGTGTTCATGCTGACGATCTTCATTGAGGCCTTCTTCATCGGCGTCCGCGCCAACAACGCGGTCAAGGAGAAGTTCCCGGATACCACCGATACCGGCTTCGGCCTGGGCATGTACGCGTTCTCCCGCGCATCCCAGCCGCGCCAGTGGCGCTCCCCGAAGCCGCAGGTGCCGGTGGGTTCCAAAATCTAGGTAGGCCCCGGTGGCATTCGAATTCGCTCCAGTCGATTCCCCCGAAGAATCCCGCTCCCGCGCCGTACTCGCCGCGCTCAACAGCTCTGTGGCTGGGCGCTCGTTTGGCCGCCTCGCCTCCATCGGCGCATGGGTGGCTGCTGTACAGGGCGAAGCCCGCCCGCGCCCGTTCGACCGCGCCCGGGCCGTCATCGTCGCCGGCAATCATGGCATCGCGCAGCGCGGGGTCTCCGCGTGGACCGCGGACGCCGCACACAAGCAGTGCGAGGAGATCGCCGCCGGCGGGGGTCCCGTCAACTCCGCCGCGCGCCTTGCCGGGGCGAGCGTCCGGCTTATCGACGATTATTTGCACACCCCGACGGGAGCCATCGACGTGGAGCCGGCGATGAGCCTGGAGGCATGCCTCGCAGCGCTTGAGCTCGGGAAAACAATCGCAGACCAGGAAATTGACGCGGGCACTGATCTCATCGTCCCAGGTGACGTGGGCGTGGGAAACACCACCGTCGCCGCCGCTCTCTACGGCGTGTGCACCCGCACCGAGCCGGCGCAGGCAATCGGCCGCGGCTCCGGCATTAGCGACGAGGTGTGGAAAACCAAGGTCGCCGCAGTGCGCGACGCAATGTTCCGGGCGCGGGGGTTTAGGGACGATCTCGAACGGGTGATGGCGGAAATATCGGGCCCAGACTTCGCATGCCTGGTGGGCTTGATCGCGCAATCCGCTGCGCGCCGCACGCCGGTGTTGATTGACGGCGCGTATCCCGCCGTCGCCGCCTACGTGGCAGAGCGCCTGGCCCCCGGCACCAAGCGGTGGCTCATCGCAGGTCAGCTCTCGCCCGAGCCGGCGCACCTGACGTGCGTGCAGGCGCTGGGTCTCACACCTGTGCTCGCCCTGGACATGGTGACGGGCCAGGCAGCGGGAGCCCTCGCAGCCCTGCCCACCATGAATCTGGCCGCCGAGCTGGTGGGAGACCTGCTCGACGGCGCCGCACCTGAGTCCGGAAGCTAGACCAAGCGGTAGTTCCAGCCGTGGCGGTCCTCTTCCGTGCCGTTCTGGATGGCGCGGAGGTGCTCGCGCAGCTCCATGGTGATCGGGCCGGCCTCGTTGTTGTTGATCTCAAACTCACCGTGGGCGCTCAGCACCCTGCCGACCGGGGTAATCACCGCAGCCGTGCCGCAAGCCAGCGTCTCGGTGATCTTGCCGGAGGCCACGCCGTCCCTCCATTCGTCGACAGTAATGCGGCGCTCCTCGGTGCCGTAGCCCAAGTCCTCCGCCACCTGCAGGATGGACTTGCGGGTGATGCCGGCGAGCAGAGAGCCGGACAGCGCAGGGGTGATCACCTTGGCGTCCTTGCCCTCGCCCTCGACGAACATGAGGTTCATGCCGCCCATCTCTTCGATGTATTTGCGCTCGATGGCATCCAGCCAAACCACCTGGTCGCAGCCCTTCTCCTGCGCCTGGGCCTGGGCCAGGAGGGAACCGGCATAGTTGCCGCCGAACTTTGCGTCGCCGGTGCCGCCCGGCGCGGCGCGGACGTACTCCTCGGAGATCCACACGCTCACCGGCTTGATGCCGCCGGAGAAGTATGCGCCAGCCGGAGAGGCAATCACGTAGTAGCTGTAGCTGTGGGAGGGCTTCACGCCCAGGGTGTGCTCAGTGCCGATCATGAAGGGGCGCAGGTACAGGCTGGCCTCGCCGCCCGCGGCCGGAACCCAGTCCTGGTCGATGGTCACAAGCTGTTTAATGGACTCGATGAACAGCTCCTCCGGCAGCTCCGGCATGGCAAGACGGCGCGCCGAGTACTGGAAGCGCGCGGCGTTCTGGTCCGGGCGGAAGGTGGTGATGGTGCCGTCTTCGTGGCGGTAGGCCTTCAGGCCCTCGAAGATGGCCTGGCCGTAGTGCAGCACGTTCGTGGAGGGATCGAGCTCAATCGGGCCGTACGCGCGCACCTGGGCGTTGTGCCAGCCCTCATCCTCGGTCCAGTCGATGGAGACCATGTGGTCCGTGAACTTCTGGCCAAACGCGGGGCTTTCCAGAATCGCGCCGCGCTCATTGTCGCTCAAAAGGTGGTCACTCTTGGTTGTGGTGAATTCGATCGCTGCCATGTTTCAACCTTACCTCTGGGCATAACCAGTCGCGGGTACGCTCGGGTGGCAGCATCTGACCCTGCCTACAGAAAGGTGTGCCACAGTAATGGCGTTTGATATCTCGCTTCCCGCTCGCGGAACCACCGTTTCCATCGATTTCGCGTCCGAGGCCCCGCAGGACGCCGCCCGACTCATCCCGGTTGCACGGGGCGAGGACGGCCTAGAACTTCCGGTCACCGCGCTTGCGGCAGAGGGCATCCTGGATGCGCTGGCAACCGTCGGCGCGACTGGCAAGGCCGGCGAGACTGTGCGCGTGCTTGTCGACGGTGCTTTGTACATCTCCCTGGGACTCGGCGACGCGGATGAGATTGATGATGAAGCTGTGCGCCGCGCGTTCGGTGCAGGCGCCCGCTCCCTGTCCGGTGTCACCGCCGCCGCGGTGTCCACCGAGTTCGGTGTCGGCCCTGTGGTGGAGGGCCTGCTGCTGGGCGGCTACGCCTACAACGGCCTGAAGTCCCTCGCGGAGGAGAAGTCCTCCGCGAGGGAGAAGTCCACCGCGGCGGAGAAGGATGAAGACACCCAGGTGACGGTGACGCTGGTCGGCCGCCCGGGCGACGGCGACGCCGAAGAGGATGTCCGCGACGAGATCGCGTTCTATGAGACCATCGCGGAGTCCGTGAACCTAGCCCGCGACCTGGTGAACACCCCGGCGAACTTCCTGTACCCGGAGTCCTACGCCGCCATCATCTCCGAAGTTGCCCAGGAAGTCGGGCTGGAGGTCGAGGTCTTCGAGGAGGACAAGCTGCGCGAGCTCGGCTTCGGCGGGATCCTCGCCGTTGGTGCCGGCTCCCAGCGCGCGCCGCGCCTGGTGCACCTGACCTGGAACCCGGAGGGCGCAGAGACCAAGGTGGCGCTGGTGGGCAAGGGCATCACCTTCGACACCGGCGGCATCTCCCTGAAGCCGGGCGCGAAGATGGAAGACATGATCTCCGACATGGGTGGCTCCGCTGCACAGTTCGCCGCGATCGTCGCCGCAGCCCGTATTGGCGTGGACCTGCGCATTGACGCGTGGCTGCCGCTGGCGGAGAACATGCCCTCCGGCTCCGCCACCCGCCCAGGCGATGTGATCACCCACTACGGCGGTAAAACCTGCGAGGTGCTGAACACCGACGCGGAGGGGCGCTTGGTGCTGGCGGACGCGATTGCGCGTGCCTGCGAGGACAAGCCGGAGTACCTCATTGAGGCAGCCACCCTGACCGGCGCGCAGCTGGTGGCGCTTGGCACCCGCACGACCGCTGTGATGGGTTCGGACGAGTTCCGCGACCTCGTCGCAGAGGTTGGCCAGCTGGTCGGCGAACCGGCGTGGCCGATGCCGCTTCTGGAAGAGCAGGAGGAGGAACTGAAGTCCCCGTCCGCCGACCTGCGCAACATCCACAACGCCCGCACCGGCGGCATGTGCTTCGCGGGGCTCTACCTCTCCCAGTTCGTGCCGGAGGAGACGGAGTGGGTGCACATGGACATCGCCGGCCCGGCGTGGAACGGCGGCAGCGCCTACGGCTACACGCCGAAGCGGGCGACGGGTGCGCCGGTTCGAACGATCGTCGAAACGCTCCTGCAGATCGATTGCGGGCTCGAGCTTGCCGACGACAGTGAGGAGTAACCGCCCGGATGCCTAAGCATCCGCGCCGTTAGGAATACGGGTTTTCGCCGCGCTCGAACTTGGCGCGGCGTTCCTTTTGCTCCGCCCGTTTGCGCAGGATGCGCTCCTGCTCCATCTTTTTGCGCATGCGGTCTGGGTAGCCGGTCTCCTCGACGTCGTAAAGCGAAATGCCCAGCAGTTTCGCCACTGCGTCGATGCCTTTCGGCCCGCCGATGCGGCGGCGGGTGTAGTTGCCTGCCTCGTCCACCAGCACCACGGACATTTCGTTGACCAGCGTCTCCGGCTCAACGAACCCTTCCACGAACGCGCGCCCCTGGACCCACTGGCTCAGGTAGGCCGCGTCCTCCTCGCGGATCGTCTCGCCGGGGCCGCGGGGCGGGGCGAAATTCGACGTTCGCTTGCCTTTGCCGAAGAGGTTGAACACGTGAGGCAGTGTACGGGAAAAGCCTCCCCCCGCAGCCCACGGGCGGGCGGGAATCCGGGTACGATTTGAAGCCGTATACCTACCAACAACTTCCATGAGGAGACTTGAAACATGGCGCACTCAGTAGAGATGCCCGAGCTGGGCGAGTCGGTAACCGAAGGCACGATTACGACGTGGCTGAAGGAAGTCGGCGACACCGTTGAGGTAGACGAGCCGCTGCTCGAGGTCTCTACCGACAAGGTGGACACCGAGATCCCGTCCCCGGTCGCCGGTGTGATCCTTGAGATCAAGGCAGAAGAGGACGACACCGTTGAGGTGGGCGATGTCATCGTGATCATCGGCGAGGAGGGCGAAGAGGCCGGCTCCTCCGACGACGCGGATGAGGCTGAAGAGGCAGACGACGCTGTTGAGGCTGAGAAGCCTGAGGCCAAGGTCGAGGACGCGGACGAGGACACCAAGAAGGACGTAGAGAAGTCCGCCAAGGGCTCCTCTTCCGGTTCCGCGACGGACGTTGAGATGCCGGAGCTGGGCGAGTCCGTGACCGAGGGCACCATCACCACTTGGCTGAAGGAAGTCGGCGACACCGTTGAGGTAGACGAGCCGCTGCTGGAGGTTTCCACCGACAAGGTTGACACCGAGATCCCGTCCCCGGTCGCCGGCACCCTGATCGAGATCCTGGCTGAAGAGGACGACACCGTTGAGGTGGGCGACGTGATCGCCCGCATCGGTGACGCTGACGCAGCTGCTTCCTCCAATGATGCTGATGACTCTGACGACTCCGCAGAGGAGGACGAGGAGAACCGCGGCGAGGACAACGTCGCAGACGAGGACGAAGAGGTCAAGGACTCCAACTCCGCTGAGGGCGAGGGCGACAACCCGGCTGACGCTCCGAAGAAGTCCGAGGACAAGTCCTCCTCCAAGAACCTGAAGGGTTCCGGCAACTCCACCAAGGTTGAGATGCCGGAGCTGGGCGAGTCCGTCACCGAGGGCACCATCACCACCTGGCTCAAGTCCGTGGGCGACATGGTCGAGGTGGATGAGCCGCTGCTGGAGGTCTCCACCGACAAGGTTGACACCGAGATCCCGTCGCCGGTTGAAGGCACCATCCTGGAGATCCTGGCTGAGGAGGACGACACCGTTGAGGTGGGTGACGTAATCGCCATCATCGGTGACGCTGAGGCTGCCGCGTCCGACTCCGACGACGCTGATGACTCCGACGCTGCTGACGCTGAGGCAGAGTCTGCGGACGACTCCAAGGAGCTCGAGGAGGACGACGCAAAGGCTGAGGAGCGCGCAGAGGCCAAGAAGGCTGAGCAGGCTGAAGAGTCCAAGGACGAGAAGCCGGCGAAGGAAGCAAAGGGCTCCGCAAAGAACGAGCGCTCCGAGGAGGATGCCAAGGAGGACAAGGAGACCGCTGAGCCGGGTTCCAACACCTCCGCGAAGCTCGAGGGCCGCGGCGACAAGGTGCCGTACGTGACCCCGCTGGTGCGCAAGCTGGCTGAGAAGCACGGTGTGGACCTCAACTCCATCGAGGGCACCGGCGTTGGCGGCCGCATCCGCAAGCAGGATGTCATCGCCGCTGCCGAGGGCGGCGTAAAGGACGAGGCTCCGGCGGAGGCCAAGGGCCAGGAGCAGGAGGCAGCCGCACCGAAGGGCGAGCGCGCAAACTGGTCCACCAAGTCCGTGGACCCGGCCAAGCAGGAGCTCATTGGCACCACCCAGAAGGTCAACCGCATCCGCGAGATCACCGCTGCCAAGATGGTGGAGTCCCTGCAGACCTCCGCGCAGCTCACCCACGTGCAGGAGGTGGATGTCACCCGCGTTGCGGAGCTGCGCAAGCGTGTGAAGCCGGCCTTCGTGGAGAAGCACGGCGCCAACATCACGTACCTGGCGTTCTTCGTCAAGGCTGCCGCAGAGGCTCTGGTGCTGCACCCGAACGTCAACGCGTCCTACAACGCGGATGACAAGACCATCACCTACCACCCGGACGTGAACATCGGCATCGCCGTGGACACCCCGCAGGGCCTGCTGGTGCCGGTGATCAAGAAGGCGCAGGAGAAGAACATCGCCGAGATTGCCAAGGCGATCGCTGACCTGGCTGACCGCGCACGCAACAAGAAGCTGCGTCCGGACGACCTGTCCGGCGCAACCTTCACGGTGACCAACATCGGCTCCGAGGGCGCGCTGCTGGATACCCCGGTGCTCACCCCGCCGCAGGCCGGCATCCTGGGCACCGCCGCGATTGAGAAGCGCCCGGTGATTGTCACCGAGGACGGCATCGACTCCATCGCCATCCGCCAGATGTGCTACCTGCCGTTCACCTACGACCACCAGCTGGTTGACGGTGCGGACGCTGGCCGCTTCGTGTCCACCATCAAGGACCGCATTGAGACCGCAGACTTCGAGGACGACCTCGGCCTGTAATCTCTCAAGCCCCCTCACCCGGTTTCGCGCACGCCGCGAGGCCGGGTTTCGGCATTCCGGGGGTAATTTGCGCCATCTGCCTACACTGGAGAGGCATGGCACAGGACAACCAGCAGCAGACGTTCAAATCCTTCCGCAACGACAAGTCCGACTTCATGGCAGAAGCCCTCGGTGGGCTGGTAGCAGCGCACCCCCACGCCGAATGGCACGACGAGGGCTTCATCGCGCTCACTGAGCGCGAGAGTGATCGCGTTGCCGTCATCTCCGGCGGCGGCTCCGGTCACGAGCCGATGCACGCCGGGTTTGTCGGCGCGGGCATGCTGGACGCCGCCTGCCCCGGTCTCCTCTTCACCTCCCCCAACGCCGTGCAGATCACTGCGGCGACGGAGTGGGCGGATCAGGGCGCCGGCGTGGTGCACGTGGTGAAGAACTACACCGGCGACGTCATGAACTTCACTGTGGCCGCCAACACTGTTGAAGGTGAGGTGAAGCAGGTCCTGGTGGCGGATGATGTGGCCACCGAGATTGAGGACGACGATTCCCCAGGTCGCCGCGGCACCGGCGCTACGATCATCGTTGAAAAGATCGCGGGCGCGGCAGCTGCTCGGGGTGACGCGTTGGAGGACGTGGCCAAGGTTGCGCAACGGGCCGCCGACCAGTCCCGTTCGATGGCCGTGGCGCTGCAGCCGGGCCATTTGCCGACGAATGATCGTGAGACCTTCAGCTTGGAGGAGCAGGAGATTGAGGTCGGCGTGGGCATCCACGGAGAGCCGGGCGTGGAGCGCCGCGACCAGTCAGATGAGCAGCCCAGCGCGCGGGCATTGGTGGAGGAGCTGCTGGACGGCATCCTCTCCTCCCTGAAGGACGCGGATGAGAACAGCGTGGATCCGGACGGTGCGGAGGTCATGCTCTTTGTCAACGGCCTCGGCGGCACGAGCGAGCTCGAGCTCGACTTGGTTTTCGGCGAGGCGCTGCGCCAGCTCGCGGACCGCGGGGTCACGGTCCGCCGCGGCATGCGGGGCTCCCTGGTCACGTCCCTGAACATGGCGGGCATTTCCCTCACGGTCACGGTGGTGGATGAGGAGCTGCTGGAGCTTATCGACGCTCCGACGGACGCACCCGCCTGGCCCGCCGTGGTGCAGGACCCCGCCTTCGCGCCGGCGAAGAGCGTGGATGACAAGGAGCAGCCGAGCGAGGGCGAGGAGAATGCGTGGCTGAGTGCGTTCGTCGATAGGCTCTCCGGCGCATTCGATGACCTCACTGAGCTGGACCGCACTGCGGGCGACGGGGACTTCGGCAACAACATGGAGGCCGCCTTCGGCGACGTGGAAACGCCGCTGAAGGGCTCCGATGCGGAGCTGTTGGAGTTCTTCGCCCACCGGATGCTGGTGCGGGCCGGCGGCACGTCCGGCGCGGTGCTGGGCACGTTCTTCCGCGAGATGGGCGAGGTGTTCGCTGAGGCAGAGGTGGATTCCCGCACCGCGGACGCAAGTGAGTTCGCCGCAACCCTGTCGAAGGCGCTCAGCACCGGTGTGGACGCGGTGACGGAGCTCGGCGGGGCGAAGGAGGGCGACAACACCGTGGTCGACGCGCTTGCCCCAGCTGCCCGTGCTGCCGAAGAGGTGGCGGACGGCTCGCCCGAATCGGTCGAGGCGGTGCTGGAGCAGGTCTTCGACCCGGCTGTGGAGGGCGCGAAATCCACCCGCGGCATGCAGGCGAAGAAGGGCCGCGCCTCCTACATCGGCGAGTCCGCGTCCGAGGTGCCGGACCCGGGCGCGATTGCAGTGACGTGGCTGTTCGGCGAAGCAGGGGTGGATGAGTTCTAACGAGCGGGGTTAGCCCTTGTCCACGCCTCCTATACTGGGCATGAATATGCTTGCCGCCCAGCGTAAGGAGTTCTCGTTGGACTACATTTCCCGCCACATCGGCCCCACCCAGGATGAGGACCAGCGGATGCTGGATGCCCTCGGGTACGCATCCCTGGACGCACTTGTGGAAGCTGCGATTCCAGCCGGCATCCTGAAAGATGGCCCGTTTGAGCTGCCCGCCCCGCTCACGGAATATGAGGCGCAGGAGCGCCTGCGTGGGCTTGCCGCCAAGAACACCGTGCTTAAGGCGTTCTACGGCCAGGGCTTCAGCTCGACGCTGACGCCGCCGGTGATCCGCCGCGGCGTGGTGGAGGATGCCGGCTGGTACACCGCCTACACCCCGTACCAGCCGGAAATTTCCCAGGGTCGCCTTGAGGCGCTGCTCAACTTCCAGACCCTGGTGCAGGACCTGACCGGGCTGGACATCGCCAACGCTTCCCTGCTGGATGAGGCCTCCGCCGCCGCCGAGGCCGTGGCACTGATGTCCCGCGTGGTGAAGAAGGGGCGCCGGGTGCTTCTCGACGCTCGCTTGCACCCCCAGGTGATCAACGTCGCCGCGGAGCGCGCCCGCGCATTCGACCTTGAGGTTGAGGTGCTCAACCTCACCGAGGGCGTGGTGGGCGAGGATATCGTCGGCGCCGTCATCGCCTACCCGGGCACGGAGGGCGACATCGCTGACCCGCGCGCCGTGATCGAGGCGATCCATGAGCGCGGCGGCTTGGTCTGCGTGGACGCGGACATCCTGGCCCTCACCCTCATCGAGTCCCCCGGCGAGCTGGGTGCGGATATCGCCGCCAGC
Above is a genomic segment from Corynebacterium sp. CNCTC7651 containing:
- a CDS encoding S41 family peptidase; the protein is MKTATKIWRALGALALVVLLLAGVGFYLYGPILTAKLTGSARFFGTDTPKRYAETVLQLTDLGVYADSPAHSEARAAALDASASASSREELYPLLDTAVDAAGGKHSILLRPGEDVQEDEGTGSASTVGVELDGGVAVATVPAVSRHDDGQRYADTLGEGLAATRDAGACGAIVDLRGNTGGNMYPMLAGVSPLLPDGPAFYFQFALGDMAVEVDGNTVSPAGMALSQPAGKWDAPVAVLVDDQTGSSGEATMLAFRGLERSRSFGSPTAGYASANSVFDFPDGSVLLITQAWDKARTGEVFGEDPIAPDTDANPGEAMPAAREWLRGEFGCG
- a CDS encoding DUF3043 domain-containing protein — protein: MKLPWQKSEQTAGGSTKVELPDTGTKAAAATDGAEEAPKLPKGYTPPKGRPTPKRHDQEVKRGVVRDPNAMTPAQQNQRNKELKKSMSKEEWKAYKKEQREQNRAASRDLQAKIDAGDERYLMERDKGEVRRFVRDWVDSRRFFNNYVMPLALVLLFILLIGTWLPRVAAFLSPITLVFMLTIFIEAFFIGVRANNAVKEKFPDTTDTGFGLGMYAFSRASQPRQWRSPKPQVPVGSKI
- a CDS encoding oxidoreductase; this translates as MFNLFGKGKRTSNFAPPRGPGETIREEDAAYLSQWVQGRAFVEGFVEPETLVNEMSVVLVDEAGNYTRRRIGGPKGIDAVAKLLGISLYDVEETGYPDRMRKKMEQERILRKRAEQKERRAKFERGENPYS
- a CDS encoding dihydroxyacetone kinase family protein; this encodes MAQDNQQQTFKSFRNDKSDFMAEALGGLVAAHPHAEWHDEGFIALTERESDRVAVISGGGSGHEPMHAGFVGAGMLDAACPGLLFTSPNAVQITAATEWADQGAGVVHVVKNYTGDVMNFTVAANTVEGEVKQVLVADDVATEIEDDDSPGRRGTGATIIVEKIAGAAAARGDALEDVAKVAQRAADQSRSMAVALQPGHLPTNDRETFSLEEQEIEVGVGIHGEPGVERRDQSDEQPSARALVEELLDGILSSLKDADENSVDPDGAEVMLFVNGLGGTSELELDLVFGEALRQLADRGVTVRRGMRGSLVTSLNMAGISLTVTVVDEELLELIDAPTDAPAWPAVVQDPAFAPAKSVDDKEQPSEGEENAWLSAFVDRLSGAFDDLTELDRTAGDGDFGNNMEAAFGDVETPLKGSDAELLEFFAHRMLVRAGGTSGAVLGTFFREMGEVFAEAEVDSRTADASEFAATLSKALSTGVDAVTELGGAKEGDNTVVDALAPAARAAEEVADGSPESVEAVLEQVFDPAVEGAKSTRGMQAKKGRASYIGESASEVPDPGAIAVTWLFGEAGVDEF
- a CDS encoding iron-sulfur cluster assembly accessory protein codes for the protein MSAPTSTTGVILTEAAAAKAKALLDQEGRNDLSLRIAVQPGGCAGLRYQLYFDDRDLDGDKADEVGGVRLVVDKMSVPYLTGATIDFADTIEQQGFTIDNPNAGGACACGDSFN
- a CDS encoding leucyl aminopeptidase: MAFDISLPARGTTVSIDFASEAPQDAARLIPVARGEDGLELPVTALAAEGILDALATVGATGKAGETVRVLVDGALYISLGLGDADEIDDEAVRRAFGAGARSLSGVTAAAVSTEFGVGPVVEGLLLGGYAYNGLKSLAEEKSSAREKSTAAEKDEDTQVTVTLVGRPGDGDAEEDVRDEIAFYETIAESVNLARDLVNTPANFLYPESYAAIISEVAQEVGLEVEVFEEDKLRELGFGGILAVGAGSQRAPRLVHLTWNPEGAETKVALVGKGITFDTGGISLKPGAKMEDMISDMGGSAAQFAAIVAAARIGVDLRIDAWLPLAENMPSGSATRPGDVITHYGGKTCEVLNTDAEGRLVLADAIARACEDKPEYLIEAATLTGAQLVALGTRTTAVMGSDEFRDLVAEVGQLVGEPAWPMPLLEEQEEELKSPSADLRNIHNARTGGMCFAGLYLSQFVPEETEWVHMDIAGPAWNGGSAYGYTPKRATGAPVRTIVETLLQIDCGLELADDSEE
- a CDS encoding branched-chain amino acid aminotransferase codes for the protein MAAIEFTTTKSDHLLSDNERGAILESPAFGQKFTDHMVSIDWTEDEGWHNAQVRAYGPIELDPSTNVLHYGQAIFEGLKAYRHEDGTITTFRPDQNAARFQYSARRLAMPELPEELFIESIKQLVTIDQDWVPAAGGEASLYLRPFMIGTEHTLGVKPSHSYSYYVIASPAGAYFSGGIKPVSVWISEEYVRAAPGGTGDAKFGGNYAGSLLAQAQAQEKGCDQVVWLDAIERKYIEEMGGMNLMFVEGEGKDAKVITPALSGSLLAGITRKSILQVAEDLGYGTEERRITVDEWRDGVASGKITETLACGTAAVITPVGRVLSAHGEFEINNNEAGPITMELREHLRAIQNGTEEDRHGWNYRLV
- the sucB gene encoding 2-oxoglutarate dehydrogenase, E2 component, dihydrolipoamide succinyltransferase — translated: MAHSVEMPELGESVTEGTITTWLKEVGDTVEVDEPLLEVSTDKVDTEIPSPVAGVILEIKAEEDDTVEVGDVIVIIGEEGEEAGSSDDADEAEEADDAVEAEKPEAKVEDADEDTKKDVEKSAKGSSSGSATDVEMPELGESVTEGTITTWLKEVGDTVEVDEPLLEVSTDKVDTEIPSPVAGTLIEILAEEDDTVEVGDVIARIGDADAAASSNDADDSDDSAEEDEENRGEDNVADEDEEVKDSNSAEGEGDNPADAPKKSEDKSSSKNLKGSGNSTKVEMPELGESVTEGTITTWLKSVGDMVEVDEPLLEVSTDKVDTEIPSPVEGTILEILAEEDDTVEVGDVIAIIGDAEAAASDSDDADDSDAADAEAESADDSKELEEDDAKAEERAEAKKAEQAEESKDEKPAKEAKGSAKNERSEEDAKEDKETAEPGSNTSAKLEGRGDKVPYVTPLVRKLAEKHGVDLNSIEGTGVGGRIRKQDVIAAAEGGVKDEAPAEAKGQEQEAAAPKGERANWSTKSVDPAKQELIGTTQKVNRIREITAAKMVESLQTSAQLTHVQEVDVTRVAELRKRVKPAFVEKHGANITYLAFFVKAAAEALVLHPNVNASYNADDKTITYHPDVNIGIAVDTPQGLLVPVIKKAQEKNIAEIAKAIADLADRARNKKLRPDDLSGATFTVTNIGSEGALLDTPVLTPPQAGILGTAAIEKRPVIVTEDGIDSIAIRQMCYLPFTYDHQLVDGADAGRFVSTIKDRIETADFEDDLGL
- a CDS encoding nicotinate-nucleotide--dimethylbenzimidazole phosphoribosyltransferase — encoded protein: MAFEFAPVDSPEESRSRAVLAALNSSVAGRSFGRLASIGAWVAAVQGEARPRPFDRARAVIVAGNHGIAQRGVSAWTADAAHKQCEEIAAGGGPVNSAARLAGASVRLIDDYLHTPTGAIDVEPAMSLEACLAALELGKTIADQEIDAGTDLIVPGDVGVGNTTVAAALYGVCTRTEPAQAIGRGSGISDEVWKTKVAAVRDAMFRARGFRDDLERVMAEISGPDFACLVGLIAQSAARRTPVLIDGAYPAVAAYVAERLAPGTKRWLIAGQLSPEPAHLTCVQALGLTPVLALDMVTGQAAGALAALPTMNLAAELVGDLLDGAAPESGS